The Echeneis naucrates chromosome 23, fEcheNa1.1, whole genome shotgun sequence genome has a segment encoding these proteins:
- the arl1 gene encoding ADP-ribosylation factor-like protein 1 — MGSFFSSLFSGLFGSREMRILILGLDGAGKTTILYRLQVGEVVTTIPTIGFNVETVAYKNLKFQVWDLGGQTSIRPYWRCYYSNTDAVIYVVDSNDRDRMGISKSELVAMLEEEELKKAILVVFANKQDMDQAMTPTEVANSLGLPALKDRKWQIFKTSATKGTGLDEAMEWLVDSLKSRQ; from the exons ATGG GTAGTTTCTTCTCTAGCCTCTTCTCTGGCCTTTTTGGCAGCAGGGAGATGAGGATTTTGATCCTTGGTTTGGATGGTGCAGGAAAAACAACTATTCTCTACCGGCTACAGGTTGGAGAGGTCGTCACTACAATCCCCA CAATCGGCTTCAATGTTGAGACAGTCGCATACAAGAACCTGAAGTTTCAGGTGTGGGATCTTGGAGGACAAACAAGTATCAG ACCCTACTGGCGATGTTATTACTCAAACACAGACGCAGTCATCTATGTCGTGGACAGCAATGACCGTGATAGGATGGGCATCTCCAAGTCTGAGCTGGTGGCCATGTTGGAG gaggaggagctgaagaaagCAATCCTGGTGGTATTTGCAAACAAACAGGACATGGATCAGGCAATGACGCCCACTGAGGTGGCAAACTCTCTGGGCCTTCCCGCCctcaaagacaggaaatggcaGATCTTCAAGACTTCAGCCACAAAGGGCACAGGCCTGGACGAGGCAATGGAATG GTTGGTGGACTCGCTGAAGAGTCGGCAGTAA
- the LOC115036527 gene encoding protein LCHN-like, whose protein sequence is MVERSDRAPLLDWEEIPSAEKPGDAAPADRLSSPSNNRALPGCSAPGFGWSSGPGGPTPSRSISGSDGCSTPPMTSSNPAGTDGGLHPDTDEHLSDSGEREVSLEDRMVKWEEKDQIVSVFVVTFNTRSGNMLEWCLPKDMDLEGVEFKAIASGSHRVTTDFIYFRKGSYFGLACFANMAVESTVERGARMKSVGILSPSYTLLYRYMSFLEHQVRLQLQSPGHYSPLEAFYEDKRALLPPSGDGIVTACPANAWGAVINHSMHPEMKITHPAGCMSQFIRFFGEQIMVLWKLALLRRRILIFSPPPVGVVCYRVYCCCCLANISIPGVSAAVPEFRPFFYVNVADISALENELSYVACTTEKIFEEKKDLYDVYVDNQNVKTYRDGLKPLLRLSTADREKYRKLTEQRQMLLYSQEENGDCVSSEEDLFILFFLEQNNRIFQTLSEVAGSPDPTLTQESVRAMGLDPHGDRLFLLHLLEIYGYDTLLVSEQLCCS, encoded by the exons ATGGTGGAGCGGTCGGACCGAGCCCCTCTGCTGGACTGGGAGGAGATTCCGTCCGCGGAGAAGCCCGGCGATGCTGCACCGGCGGACCGTCTGTCCAGCCCCTCCAACAACCGTGCCTTACCGGGATGCTCCGCGCCCGGGTTTGGGTGGAGCAGCGGTCCGGGGGGTCCCACTCCCAGCAGGTCCATCTCCGGCTCAGACGGCTGCAGCACCCCGCCCATGACCTCCAGCAACCCGGCGGGCACAGATGGAGGGCTGCATCCCGACACCGACGAGCATCTGTCGGATtcaggagagagggaggtgtCGCTGGAAGACAGGATGGTGAAATGGGAAGAAAAGGACCAGATTGTGTCGGTTTTCGTGGTTACATTCAATACCAGATCAG GAAATATGCTGGAGTGGTGTCTGCCCAAAGACATGGACCTGGAGGGTGTGGAGTTTAAAGCCATTGCCAGCGGCTCCCACCGAGTAACCACGGACTTCAT CTACTTCCGGAAGGGCAGCTACTTTGGCCTGGCGTGCTTTGCCAACATGGCGGTGGAGAGCACGGTGGAGAGGGGGGCGAGGATGAAGTCAGTAGGGATCCTCTCTCCTTCCTACACGCTGCTCTACCGTTACATGAGCTTCCTGGAGCACCAGGTCAG GCTACAGCTCCAGTCCCCTGGCCATTACTCTCCTCTGGAGGCCTTCTATGAGGACAAGAGGGCCCTTCTGCCCCCCAGTGGAGATGGTATTGTTACTGCATGTCCAGCCAATGCCTGGGGAGCTGTGATCAACCACAGCATGCATCCAGAGATGAAG ATCACCCACCCGGCAGGTTGCATGTCCCAGTTCATCCGCTTTTTTGGGGAGCAGATCATGGTGCTGTGGAAACTGGCTCTCCTCCGCAGACGCATCCTCatcttctcccctcctcctgtgGGTGTGGTCTGCTACAGGG tttactgctgctgctgcctggcaAACATCTCCATCCCTGGGGTCAGTGCAGCTGTGCCGGAGTTCCGCCCTTTCTTCTACGTTAATGTGGCTGATATCAGCGCCCTGGAGAATGAGCTCTCCTATGTAGCAT gtactACAGAAAAGATCTTCGAGGAGAAGAAGGATCTCTATGATGTGTATGTAGACAATCAGAATGTAAAAACCTACAGAGATGGCCTGAAGCCTCTGCTCCGCCTCAGTACGGCAGACCGGGAGAAATATCGCAAACTCACGGAGCAGAG GCAGATGTTGCTGTATTCCCAGGAGGAGAATGGAGACTGCGTATCCAGTGAAGAGGATCTCTTTATTCT GTTTTTCCTGGAACAGAACAACCGAATTTTCCAGACACTGAGCGAGGTGGCAGGAAGCCCTGATCCCACTTTGACACAGGAGAGCGTGAGAGCCATGGGCCTGGACCCCCATGGAGACAGGCTCTTcctgctccacctgctggagatcTATGGCTACGACACCCTGCTGGTGTCAGAgcagctctgctgcagctga